The Bordetella sp. FB-8 genome includes a window with the following:
- a CDS encoding 3-deoxy-7-phosphoheptulonate synthase, whose product MNRIDYPARDQEVGAADSTQDTTRIDDTRIGAVRPLISPALLLDELPVTPGIQSLVETSRTAIAQVLRGQDDRLVVVVGPCSIHDHDQAMEYAKRLKTATDTLSQDLLIVMRVYFEKPRTTVGWKGYINDPRLDGSFRINEGLRRARTLLLEIGELGLPVGTEFLDLLSPQFIADLISWGAIGARTTESQSHRQLASGLSCPIGFKNGTDGGVQVAADAIVAARASHAFMGMTKMGMAAIFETRGNEAAHVILRGGKNGPNYDAASIESTCEVLRKLGLPEQVMVDCSHANSNKSHQRQVEVAAELARQIASGQERIMGVMIESHLEEGRQDQTPGVPLRYGVSITDACLAWAQTEPVLDALAHAVRARRTLAR is encoded by the coding sequence TTGAACCGCATCGACTATCCCGCCCGCGACCAGGAGGTCGGCGCCGCCGACTCCACGCAGGACACCACCCGCATCGACGATACGCGCATAGGCGCGGTGCGCCCGTTGATTTCCCCTGCGCTGCTGCTGGACGAGCTGCCGGTCACGCCAGGCATCCAGTCACTGGTCGAGACCAGCCGCACGGCTATTGCCCAGGTGCTGCGCGGGCAGGACGACCGGCTCGTCGTGGTCGTCGGACCGTGCTCGATCCACGATCACGACCAGGCTATGGAGTACGCCAAACGCCTTAAAACGGCGACCGACACACTCTCCCAAGACCTGCTGATCGTGATGCGCGTGTATTTTGAAAAACCGCGTACCACGGTGGGCTGGAAGGGCTATATCAATGACCCCAGGCTGGATGGCAGTTTTCGCATCAACGAAGGCTTACGCCGTGCACGCACGCTGCTGCTGGAAATCGGCGAGCTCGGCCTGCCCGTCGGCACCGAATTTCTCGATCTGTTGAGCCCGCAGTTCATCGCGGACCTGATCTCCTGGGGAGCAATTGGCGCGCGCACCACCGAGAGCCAGAGCCATCGCCAGCTTGCTTCAGGCCTGTCGTGCCCGATCGGCTTCAAGAATGGGACTGACGGCGGCGTGCAGGTGGCGGCGGACGCGATCGTCGCCGCGCGCGCGAGCCACGCTTTCATGGGTATGACCAAGATGGGCATGGCCGCGATCTTCGAGACGCGCGGCAACGAGGCCGCGCACGTGATCCTGCGCGGGGGGAAAAATGGGCCAAACTACGATGCGGCTTCGATCGAATCGACGTGCGAGGTACTGCGCAAGCTCGGGCTCCCCGAGCAGGTGATGGTCGATTGCTCGCACGCCAACTCGAACAAATCGCATCAACGCCAGGTCGAAGTCGCGGCCGAACTGGCGCGCCAGATTGCCAGCGGCCAGGAGCGCATCATGGGCGTGATGATCGAGAGCCACCTTGAAGAGGGCCGCCAGGACCAGACGCCCGGTGTACCGCTCAGGTACGGGGTGTCGATCACCGACGCGTGCCTTGCCTGGGCACAGACCGAACCGGTGCTCGATGCGCTGGCTCATGCTGTACGCGCGCGGCGCACTTTGGCGCGCTGA
- a CDS encoding LysR family transcriptional regulator encodes MNTRFLETFVTLARLESFRATAQLLHATPATISLRIRSLEDELKCTLIDRSASQFRLTQSGSALLGLAKRVVDTARALREAAGQGVAIGGKLRLGVIETVVHSWLAQYVAYLNENYPKLEIDMTVESSAMLQKRLLNSELDIAIRAEGTDSPRIVSNAIASYPVRWIAKRGLISRRGPGLAQRVLQYPILTFARSTAPQVALESIVGSLAKECAMSAEQINVTCLPSVTLIMQLARNGYGVAAIPSLFVADALRDGSLIELPLKPFPPPIIVSVCKPVHTTPMIDEAANAARVVCSVYCRSFMNEFIEAFDDTREEQHNRIVNLPDIA; translated from the coding sequence ATGAACACTCGCTTTCTCGAAACCTTCGTCACGCTGGCTCGACTCGAGAGCTTTCGAGCAACAGCCCAACTTCTGCATGCGACTCCGGCCACTATCTCGTTGAGAATCCGCTCACTCGAGGACGAACTCAAGTGCACGCTGATTGACCGTTCCGCATCGCAGTTCCGGCTGACCCAATCGGGAAGCGCCTTACTGGGGCTGGCCAAGCGCGTGGTCGATACAGCGCGCGCCTTACGTGAAGCAGCAGGCCAGGGCGTGGCAATCGGCGGAAAACTGCGGCTGGGCGTGATCGAGACCGTCGTGCACAGCTGGCTCGCCCAATACGTCGCATATTTGAACGAAAACTATCCCAAGCTCGAAATCGACATGACGGTCGAATCCAGCGCCATGCTGCAAAAGCGGCTACTCAACAGCGAACTCGATATTGCAATTCGCGCGGAAGGCACGGACAGCCCCCGGATCGTATCGAATGCGATCGCCAGCTATCCGGTCCGCTGGATTGCCAAGCGCGGCTTGATATCGCGGCGCGGACCGGGACTCGCGCAGCGTGTCCTGCAATACCCGATCCTCACCTTCGCACGAAGCACCGCGCCCCAGGTGGCGCTCGAGAGTATCGTCGGATCGCTCGCGAAAGAATGCGCGATGTCGGCCGAGCAGATCAATGTCACCTGCTTGCCGTCGGTGACCTTGATCATGCAGTTGGCACGCAATGGCTACGGCGTCGCAGCCATCCCCAGCCTGTTTGTCGCGGATGCGCTACGCGACGGCAGCCTGATCGAGCTGCCGCTCAAGCCGTTTCCTCCTCCCATCATCGTGTCTGTCTGCAAGCCGGTGCATACGACTCCGATGATCGACGAAGCGGCCAATGCCGCGCGCGTCGTCTGCTCCGTCTATTGCCGATCGTTCATGAACGAGTTTATCGAGGCATTCGACGATACCCGCGAGGAACAGCACAACCGGATTGTGAATCTGCCGGACATTGCCTGA
- a CDS encoding bifunctional diguanylate cyclase/phosphodiesterase, whose product MNWKAEHGSSALINAIVNAMPMGFSVQDAQGRLLVLNEQAALAIGEDIARLRGNMPFGVRQAGPERIARRRERFLRRLAGHPERLHERAVIIDGKPRTLLVTDWPVQVGGQKLLVCTSIDITERKRFEQELELLAFYDQLTGLPNRTLIQKRVDAALIERAGEGMFALAFIDLDNFKNINDYYGHAIGDELLCAVAGRIAGQMRACDTLARISGDEFLLLINPLEDPQSLPLLMDRIVGAMKEPFFIEGRQVLASATIGTSIFPLHGQSYDTLQRCADTAMYYAKSHRKGSTCGFDSVMSDAIVRLDMEQRLRNAVRGRHFRTYLQPKVAIRTGKIVGFEALVRWIEADREVLGPDDFIALATEIGLIDAITHFVLEDVADFLPRLQSRFGENISISINIAARQASDILFMTSLMDYLQAQGIAASVILELTEDALVAAQIFQNRVLPHLREMGVRVSIDDFGTGFSSLSKLADITADEIKVDRTFISSIHEQPRNQCILKAIESLCQALRIEVVVEGVETAEELAYLERFTSIQFVQGYYFGRPQSVESIFEAGPIITGNYSSE is encoded by the coding sequence ATGAACTGGAAAGCGGAGCATGGCAGTTCGGCGCTGATCAATGCCATCGTGAACGCCATGCCGATGGGGTTTTCGGTCCAGGACGCGCAGGGCCGCCTGCTCGTGCTCAATGAACAGGCGGCTCTTGCCATTGGCGAAGACATCGCGCGCCTGCGCGGCAACATGCCGTTTGGCGTGCGTCAGGCCGGCCCCGAGCGGATTGCGCGGCGGCGCGAGCGCTTTCTGCGGCGACTGGCCGGCCACCCGGAGCGCCTGCATGAGCGTGCCGTCATCATCGACGGAAAGCCGCGCACTCTGCTCGTGACCGACTGGCCTGTCCAGGTGGGTGGACAAAAACTTCTGGTCTGCACGAGCATCGACATCACCGAGCGCAAGCGCTTCGAACAGGAACTCGAGCTCCTGGCTTTTTACGACCAGCTTACCGGGCTGCCGAACCGCACCTTGATCCAGAAGCGTGTCGATGCCGCGTTGATTGAGCGCGCCGGCGAGGGCATGTTCGCGCTGGCGTTCATCGATCTGGACAACTTCAAGAACATCAACGACTACTACGGTCATGCCATCGGCGACGAGTTGTTGTGCGCAGTGGCCGGGCGCATTGCCGGCCAGATGCGTGCCTGCGATACGCTTGCCAGAATCAGCGGCGACGAGTTTCTGCTGCTTATCAATCCGCTTGAAGATCCGCAATCGCTGCCGCTGCTGATGGATCGCATCGTGGGCGCAATGAAAGAGCCGTTCTTCATCGAAGGTCGCCAGGTTCTGGCTTCGGCGACGATCGGCACCAGCATATTCCCCCTGCATGGTCAGTCCTACGACACATTGCAGCGCTGCGCCGACACGGCGATGTACTACGCTAAATCCCATCGCAAAGGATCGACATGTGGTTTCGATTCCGTAATGAGCGATGCGATCGTGCGCTTGGACATGGAGCAGCGTCTGCGCAACGCGGTCCGCGGCAGGCACTTTCGCACCTACCTGCAGCCCAAGGTTGCGATCAGAACGGGAAAAATCGTCGGCTTCGAAGCGCTGGTGCGTTGGATAGAAGCCGACCGGGAGGTGCTGGGGCCAGATGATTTCATCGCGCTGGCGACCGAAATCGGGCTCATAGACGCCATTACTCATTTTGTTCTTGAGGACGTTGCGGATTTTCTGCCGCGCCTGCAAAGCCGTTTCGGTGAAAATATATCGATCAGCATTAATATCGCGGCCCGCCAGGCCAGCGACATACTGTTCATGACCTCGTTGATGGACTATTTGCAAGCCCAGGGTATCGCCGCTTCGGTCATTCTGGAACTGACGGAAGACGCGCTTGTCGCGGCCCAGATTTTTCAAAATCGCGTCTTGCCGCATCTGCGCGAGATGGGTGTGCGCGTATCCATCGACGATTTCGGCACGGGTTTCTCTTCACTGTCGAAACTCGCGGACATCACCGCCGATGAAATCAAGGTCGATCGCACATTCATCTCCTCGATCCATGAGCAGCCGCGCAATCAATGCATACTCAAGGCCATTGAGTCGCTGTGCCAGGCGCTCAGGATTGAAGTGGTGGTGGAGGGAGTGGAGACAGCCGAGGAGTTGGCCTATCTGGAAAGATTCACGTCGATCCAGTTCGTGCAGGGCTACTACTTCGGCAGACCGCAGTCCGTTGAATCGATTTTTGAAGCCGGGCCCATCATTACGGGCAATTACAGCTCGGAATAG
- a CDS encoding EAL domain-containing protein produces the protein MPRLRESGVRMSIDDFGTGFSSLSSLADITADEIKVDRTFISSIHERPRSQGILKAIEPLCQALRIEVVAEGVETGEELAYLREHTSIQCVQG, from the coding sequence ATGCCACGCCTGCGCGAGTCAGGTGTGCGCATGTCCATCGACGATTTCGGGACGGGCTTTTCCTCGCTGTCGTCGCTTGCGGACATCACGGCCGACGAAATCAAGGTCGATCGCACATTCATCTCATCGATTCACGAACGACCTCGCAGCCAGGGCATTCTCAAGGCCATTGAGCCGCTGTGTCAGGCGCTCAGGATCGAAGTGGTAGCGGAAGGCGTTGAGACCGGGGAGGAACTTGCCTATCTTCGGGAACACACATCGATTCAGTGTGTTCAAGGCTAG
- a CDS encoding ABC transporter ATP-binding protein, with translation MSASLKIEGVQAGYGAMQVLWGVDMQVDAGQTVLLLGANSAGKTTLLRTLIGLLPCRGGSILLDGERIDTLRPDQRIKRGIAFMSELGVFPTLSIDENIALGGYFMTEAKIRQRKEVLFELFPALASKRRAAAASLSGGQRKMLGIAKVLISEPRLLLMDEPSSGLAPVFVKSVIDALRAAIGDGTSLLIAEQNIAFLDLADRGYLLDHGKVRISGTRAELEASDAVRETYFGL, from the coding sequence ATGTCGGCATCCCTGAAAATCGAAGGTGTCCAGGCCGGCTACGGCGCGATGCAAGTGCTCTGGGGCGTCGACATGCAGGTCGACGCGGGTCAGACGGTACTGCTGCTGGGTGCCAACAGCGCAGGCAAGACCACGCTGCTACGTACGCTGATCGGACTCTTGCCGTGCCGGGGCGGCAGCATCCTGCTCGACGGCGAGCGCATCGACACGCTGCGGCCAGACCAGCGCATCAAGCGCGGAATCGCGTTCATGTCCGAGCTCGGCGTGTTTCCCACGCTGTCGATCGACGAGAACATCGCGCTCGGCGGCTATTTCATGACCGAGGCCAAGATACGTCAGCGCAAGGAGGTGCTGTTCGAACTTTTCCCCGCGCTTGCATCCAAGCGGAGAGCCGCTGCGGCCAGCCTTTCGGGCGGGCAACGCAAGATGCTCGGTATCGCGAAAGTGCTGATTTCCGAACCGCGGCTGCTGCTGATGGACGAACCCTCGTCGGGGCTTGCGCCGGTCTTTGTGAAAAGCGTGATCGATGCGCTGCGCGCGGCCATCGGCGATGGCACTTCGCTTTTGATCGCGGAGCAAAACATCGCCTTCCTGGACTTGGCCGACCGCGGCTATCTGCTCGATCACGGCAAGGTGCGAATATCTGGCACCCGCGCCGAACTTGAAGCCAGTGACGCGGTGCGCGAGACCTACTTCGGACTTTGA
- a CDS encoding ABC transporter ATP-binding protein: protein MSSELLRLAGVNKHFGAQIVLNNVNFAVSPGEIVGLVGPNGSGKTTTINVISGLLQADDGEVEFMGQKINRLPMFQRSHLGINRTFQVPKVFRDMTVRENIEVAARATRLPLAQIDPILHDIGLLELASRNAGSLTVNQQKLLDLGRALATKPKLLLVDEIGAGLSPAELHVIADLLQKLSASGIAMIVVEHLLDFLNRITERVIVLGAGRMLFEGPLSAASRDPEVIAAFIGAA from the coding sequence ATGTCTTCTGAATTGCTACGTCTGGCCGGAGTCAATAAGCACTTCGGCGCGCAGATCGTTCTGAACAATGTCAACTTCGCGGTCTCGCCCGGCGAAATCGTCGGACTCGTCGGTCCGAACGGCTCGGGCAAGACGACCACCATCAACGTGATCTCGGGCTTGCTGCAGGCAGACGATGGCGAGGTCGAATTCATGGGCCAGAAGATCAATCGCCTGCCCATGTTCCAGCGCTCGCACCTGGGCATCAACCGCACTTTCCAGGTACCCAAGGTGTTTCGCGACATGACCGTGCGCGAAAACATCGAAGTGGCGGCACGCGCCACGCGCCTGCCTTTGGCGCAGATTGATCCCATCCTGCATGACATCGGTCTGCTGGAGCTGGCCTCGCGCAATGCGGGTTCGCTGACCGTGAACCAGCAGAAGCTGCTCGACCTGGGCCGTGCTCTGGCGACCAAGCCCAAGCTGCTGCTCGTCGACGAAATTGGCGCGGGTTTGAGTCCGGCCGAGTTGCATGTGATCGCCGATCTGCTGCAAAAGCTCTCGGCAAGCGGCATCGCCATGATCGTGGTCGAGCACCTGCTCGATTTTCTGAACCGCATTACCGAGCGCGTGATCGTGCTGGGAGCGGGGCGCATGCTGTTCGAAGGGCCGCTCTCGGCCGCGTCTCGCGACCCCGAAGTGATCGCGGCATTTATTGGAGCGGCATGA
- a CDS encoding branched-chain amino acid ABC transporter permease, protein MPNSNSIRTGSAAPNRLRTSTILLVVLAAIFIVAPHLYSNQSLIFTIMTFIVLAQGLNLLYGFTGYLPFGYVGFFGSGAYATSLLVLHTHLPVLACVAGGGLAAALIGVILGPLLRLSGAYFSIANLAASQILYFTFSNPDLANITGGPYGLKIEQVYNPNASYYCMLVVLLIACGLAAYFRSSGFGMALRAIKQDPVSAAMAGLNVVRHRLVAWLVSALIAGLAGGVYAWGISVFYPDAVFTLDFSVFAIVFALFGGVGTVIGPIVGASLLYILYSAIGISTPQYFQLIYGGLIVLLVLFLPGGLLSLLQRRGINVF, encoded by the coding sequence TTGCCTAATTCAAACTCCATTCGAACCGGATCGGCCGCGCCGAACCGGCTGCGCACGAGCACTATCCTGCTCGTGGTACTTGCCGCGATATTTATCGTCGCCCCGCATCTGTACAGCAATCAATCCCTGATTTTCACGATCATGACTTTCATCGTGCTCGCGCAGGGACTCAATCTGCTGTATGGGTTTACAGGCTACTTGCCTTTCGGCTATGTGGGATTTTTCGGCAGTGGCGCCTACGCGACCTCGCTACTGGTGCTGCACACGCATCTGCCGGTGCTCGCCTGCGTTGCGGGAGGCGGGCTCGCAGCCGCGCTGATAGGAGTCATACTCGGACCGCTGCTGCGGCTGTCGGGCGCGTACTTCTCGATCGCCAACCTTGCGGCCTCGCAGATCCTCTATTTCACCTTCTCCAATCCGGATCTGGCCAACATTACGGGCGGCCCCTATGGATTGAAGATCGAGCAGGTCTACAACCCGAACGCGAGCTATTACTGCATGCTCGTCGTGTTGCTGATCGCATGCGGGCTGGCCGCGTACTTTCGCTCGTCCGGCTTCGGCATGGCGCTACGCGCCATCAAGCAAGACCCGGTAAGCGCGGCGATGGCGGGCCTGAACGTGGTGCGCCACCGCCTGGTCGCGTGGCTGGTATCGGCCCTGATCGCGGGCCTGGCGGGCGGCGTCTACGCATGGGGCATATCGGTGTTCTACCCGGACGCGGTATTCACTCTGGATTTCTCGGTGTTCGCCATCGTGTTCGCGCTCTTTGGCGGCGTCGGTACCGTAATCGGTCCCATCGTCGGCGCCTCGCTGCTTTACATTCTCTACTCGGCAATCGGCATCTCCACGCCGCAATACTTTCAGCTCATCTACGGCGGCCTCATCGTGCTGCTTGTGCTGTTTCTGCCGGGCGGCCTTCTGTCTCTGCTGCAACGCCGGGGGATCAATGTCTTCTGA
- a CDS encoding branched-chain amino acid ABC transporter permease gives MELLAYAVVGGILYGIFFTLVGLGLNLLFGVMRIINLAHGQFIVLGGYLAWIITTRLGFNPLWSIPVSVLCAIVIGWPLYRAVVPRLQRSDDPEMLSFILFFGIGQMLTAVTMLLFGADQRSLPEDALGSGSLGVLGQQFPDSWWWAAGVSLAALALLWLYFSRTRLGYATRAVMAERDEAVATGIDVRRVSTIAFVAGLALAGIAGVFVPYLLGSVSPDLGDGLTTTAFAIVIIGSLGNPLGTIVGGLVFGLGTMLMQTYYSSWSNVVPYALLLIIVLIRPSGLLGKAVRLA, from the coding sequence GTGGAACTTCTCGCTTATGCCGTCGTCGGCGGCATTCTTTACGGCATTTTCTTCACGCTGGTCGGACTGGGTCTGAACCTGCTTTTCGGCGTGATGCGCATCATCAACCTGGCGCACGGACAGTTCATCGTGCTGGGCGGCTATCTCGCGTGGATCATCACAACCCGGCTGGGCTTTAACCCGCTATGGTCGATCCCGGTTTCGGTACTGTGCGCCATTGTCATCGGCTGGCCTCTATACCGGGCTGTCGTACCGCGGCTGCAGCGCAGCGATGACCCTGAGATGCTGTCGTTCATTCTCTTTTTTGGCATCGGCCAGATGCTTACGGCAGTAACGATGCTGCTCTTCGGCGCGGATCAGCGGTCCCTGCCTGAAGATGCGCTGGGCAGCGGCAGCCTTGGGGTTCTAGGTCAGCAATTCCCCGATAGCTGGTGGTGGGCTGCAGGTGTTAGCCTGGCCGCGCTCGCGTTGCTATGGCTGTATTTCTCGCGCACACGCCTGGGCTACGCGACGCGCGCCGTGATGGCCGAGCGCGACGAAGCTGTCGCCACCGGTATCGATGTGCGTCGTGTGTCGACGATCGCCTTCGTCGCAGGTCTTGCCCTTGCGGGCATCGCTGGAGTGTTCGTGCCCTATCTGCTCGGCTCGGTATCGCCCGATCTGGGCGATGGCCTGACCACCACAGCGTTCGCCATCGTAATCATCGGCTCGCTCGGCAATCCGCTGGGCACCATCGTGGGCGGACTGGTGTTCGGCCTGGGAACGATGCTGATGCAAACCTATTATTCGTCGTGGTCGAACGTGGTGCCCTATGCGCTGCTCTTGATCATCGTGCTCATTCGTCCTTCGGGTCTGCTCGGAAAGGCGGTGCGTCTTGCCTAA
- a CDS encoding amino acid ABC transporter substrate-binding protein has translation MQAKRTRKTFTASLKTVAAALACATASFAAHGAPATPSEIKIGTLFASSGPFAVASLGQYEGLKFWAAQVNKDGGAFIKAYNKKIPVKIVAYDDQSSTATATTLYNQLITQDKVDVLVSDFGSVLTSVAVPLAAEHKMLLIDPTGSGANFFTQKTDYLADVSIPSSTVWPIPLANFLLQQKIKRVAIVYDANDFDASQAETMKAELTKGGVAPVFYKSVPTTESNYNVLLHTAKASNPQALLEFGYPPNDIAFLRSLSQSGLHFDMTFTIFPGQLLDLLKKNVGVKSLAYTYTYPTPPLVKYDKVTYGMNTADFVSAFNTSEKKQPNFLDASGYNTGIVVQKMLEDSPNFTQKDFHQALMDMSDKTTTLLGLFKINENGAQLGQPFPVAQLVPNAKGDDLSVNVVYPEDHATAKPVFPAPKQ, from the coding sequence ATGCAAGCTAAGCGCACCCGCAAGACTTTCACTGCATCGCTAAAGACCGTAGCCGCGGCCTTGGCCTGCGCTACCGCCAGCTTCGCCGCGCACGGCGCGCCGGCGACTCCCAGCGAGATCAAGATCGGAACGCTGTTCGCCAGTTCGGGCCCGTTCGCCGTGGCATCCCTGGGCCAATACGAAGGCCTCAAGTTCTGGGCTGCTCAAGTCAACAAGGACGGCGGCGCCTTCATCAAGGCCTACAACAAGAAGATTCCCGTCAAGATCGTGGCCTACGACGATCAAAGCTCGACCGCGACCGCGACCACGCTCTATAACCAGTTGATCACGCAGGACAAGGTCGACGTGCTCGTGTCCGACTTCGGCTCCGTGCTGACCTCGGTGGCCGTTCCCCTGGCGGCCGAGCACAAGATGCTGCTCATCGACCCGACCGGCTCGGGCGCGAACTTCTTCACGCAGAAGACCGACTACCTGGCCGACGTGAGCATCCCGTCTTCGACGGTGTGGCCGATACCGCTCGCCAATTTCCTGCTGCAACAGAAGATCAAGCGTGTGGCGATCGTCTATGACGCCAACGACTTCGATGCATCGCAAGCCGAAACGATGAAGGCCGAGCTCACCAAGGGCGGCGTCGCACCCGTCTTCTACAAGAGCGTGCCGACCACCGAATCGAACTACAACGTGCTGCTGCACACCGCCAAGGCATCGAATCCGCAGGCATTGCTCGAATTCGGCTACCCGCCCAACGACATCGCGTTCCTGCGCTCGCTGTCGCAAAGCGGCCTGCACTTTGACATGACTTTCACGATCTTCCCGGGCCAGCTGCTGGACCTCCTCAAGAAGAACGTCGGCGTCAAGTCGCTCGCCTACACCTATACCTACCCGACCCCGCCGCTGGTCAAGTACGACAAGGTCACCTACGGCATGAACACCGCCGACTTCGTCAGCGCGTTCAACACCTCGGAAAAGAAGCAACCCAACTTCCTGGACGCCTCGGGCTACAACACGGGTATCGTGGTGCAGAAAATGCTTGAAGATTCGCCCAATTTCACGCAGAAAGATTTCCATCAGGCCCTGATGGACATGTCCGACAAAACGACGACGCTGCTGGGCCTGTTCAAGATCAACGAGAATGGCGCCCAACTCGGCCAGCCGTTCCCGGTCGCCCAACTGGTGCCCAACGCCAAGGGCGACGACCTGAGCGTGAACGTCGTTTATCCGGAAGACCACGCCACGGCCAAGCCGGTTTTCCCGGCGCCCAAGCAGTAA
- a CDS encoding bile acid:sodium symporter family protein, giving the protein MQRITRFLPDRFVCLILLTVLLASVLPAHGVGIKISGAAANLAVALLFFLHGARLSRESIVAGLTHWRLHLTIFSATFIMFPILGLLLRPVLEPLVTPDLYAGILFLCCLPSTVQSSIAFTAVARGNVPAAVCSASGSSLLGILLTPLLVGVVITSGSSVHMSFGVIETIMLQLLLPFILGQALRGWIGRWVHRRGAMLKWVDQGSILLVVYTAFSEAVSQGLWHNTPFVSLLGLIGCSLIILVLALLLSNAAGKALGFSLPDRITLLFCGSKKSLATGVPMAQVIFAGQAVGAIVLPLMVFHQIQLMVCAALASRYAKRPESAPEHVHQ; this is encoded by the coding sequence ATGCAACGTATTACCCGCTTTCTTCCGGACAGATTCGTCTGCCTGATCCTTCTCACCGTTCTTCTCGCCAGCGTGCTGCCGGCGCATGGGGTGGGCATCAAAATCTCCGGCGCCGCCGCGAATCTGGCCGTCGCCCTGCTTTTTTTCCTGCATGGCGCGCGCCTGTCGCGCGAGTCCATCGTCGCCGGCCTCACGCATTGGCGGCTGCATCTGACTATCTTCTCGGCCACGTTCATCATGTTTCCGATACTGGGCCTGTTGCTCAGGCCCGTGCTCGAGCCCTTGGTGACGCCGGATCTTTATGCGGGCATCCTCTTCCTGTGCTGCCTGCCATCCACGGTGCAGTCCTCGATCGCATTCACGGCGGTGGCGCGCGGCAATGTGCCCGCCGCGGTATGCAGCGCGTCGGGATCAAGCCTGCTGGGCATTCTCCTGACGCCGCTGCTGGTCGGCGTGGTGATTACGAGCGGATCGAGCGTGCACATGTCTTTCGGCGTGATCGAGACCATCATGCTGCAGCTGCTGCTGCCCTTCATTCTCGGGCAGGCCTTGCGCGGCTGGATCGGCCGCTGGGTGCACCGGCGCGGGGCCATGCTCAAGTGGGTCGATCAAGGCTCCATCCTGCTGGTGGTGTACACCGCATTTTCCGAAGCCGTAAGCCAGGGCCTTTGGCACAACACGCCCTTCGTGTCCCTGCTGGGCCTGATCGGCTGCAGCCTCATCATCCTGGTGCTGGCCTTGCTGCTTTCCAATGCTGCAGGCAAGGCCCTGGGATTCTCGCTGCCCGATCGCATCACCCTGCTTTTCTGCGGCTCGAAGAAAAGCCTGGCCACGGGCGTACCGATGGCGCAGGTGATATTCGCAGGCCAGGCGGTAGGCGCTATCGTCCTGCCGCTGATGGTCTTTCACCAGATCCAGCTCATGGTCTGCGCCGCACTGGCGAGCCGCTACGCCAAACGTCCGGAAAGCGCGCCAGAACATGTGCACCAATGA
- the pdxA gene encoding 4-hydroxythreonine-4-phosphate dehydrogenase PdxA codes for MSAKPSPPPLGITMGDAAGIGPEIIVRCFTQGLPAPAVVYGDAGTMRRAAALLGRNIEIIEIAGPEHARCAPGTIEVVACSPALPASLAPGKVDADAGRGAYDYLCAAIDDAMAGSIRGIVTAPLNKHSMHLAGIDQPGHTEILAERSGTADYAMMLANDELRVLLVTIHVALSQVPQLITPKAELRAIRLADRACRQMGVQRPRIAVAGLNPHAGEDGKFGREDIDVIAPAIAQARADGLEASGPWPGDTIFMRARRGEFDIVVAQYHDQGLIPVKYLGVDHGVNVTVGLPFIRTSVDHGTAFDIAWQGKADHASLMQAFNLALRMV; via the coding sequence ATGAGCGCTAAGCCTTCCCCCCCTCCCCTCGGCATCACGATGGGCGATGCCGCCGGCATCGGTCCCGAGATCATAGTCCGATGCTTCACGCAGGGCCTGCCCGCGCCGGCCGTTGTCTACGGCGATGCGGGCACGATGCGCCGCGCCGCCGCCCTGTTGGGCCGGAACATCGAGATCATCGAGATCGCCGGCCCCGAGCATGCGCGCTGCGCTCCCGGCACCATCGAGGTGGTGGCCTGCTCGCCCGCCCTGCCCGCCTCCCTCGCGCCGGGCAAAGTCGATGCCGATGCAGGCCGCGGCGCATACGACTATCTTTGCGCCGCGATCGACGACGCCATGGCAGGTAGCATCCGCGGCATTGTGACAGCCCCCCTGAACAAGCATTCCATGCACCTGGCCGGCATCGACCAGCCAGGGCACACTGAAATTCTGGCCGAACGCTCGGGCACAGCCGACTACGCCATGATGCTGGCCAACGACGAACTGCGCGTGTTGCTGGTGACCATCCACGTCGCGCTGTCGCAAGTGCCGCAGCTGATCACGCCCAAGGCCGAGCTGCGCGCGATACGCCTGGCCGATCGAGCCTGCCGGCAAATGGGCGTGCAGCGGCCGCGCATCGCAGTCGCCGGCCTGAACCCGCATGCCGGCGAGGACGGCAAGTTCGGCCGCGAGGACATCGACGTGATCGCGCCGGCCATCGCCCAGGCTCGGGCCGACGGCCTGGAGGCTTCCGGGCCCTGGCCGGGCGATACGATTTTCATGCGGGCGCGGCGCGGGGAGTTCGACATAGTCGTGGCGCAATATCACGATCAGGGCCTCATTCCCGTCAAATATCTAGGTGTAGACCACGGCGTCAACGTCACCGTGGGACTGCCTTTCATACGAACCAGCGTCGATCACGGCACTGCCTTCGATATCGCGTGGCAGGGAAAGGCCGACCATGCCTCGCTGATGCAAGCTTTCAATCTAGCTCTAAGAATGGTGTAG